The following coding sequences are from one Candidatus Nitrohelix vancouverensis window:
- a CDS encoding SUMF1/EgtB/PvdO family nonheme iron enzyme — MPSRFILIACFFLIVALANPVQATDSIQKELESVASASNESVDLAHILEIVSKDWNPQFDSALFHSRLDKLQEAASPAINLKSSEARVEQLRKAVHDLEQYAYTERVDAQGVPLDSEELFMHGLLKTRKGYCMNLSLLYLIIGQRLNLPLYGVALPNHFFVRYDDGATQINIDGTERGASFSDDFYRNRFGLDPARPSPYFLKNLSARKTLGAYFSNVGMVYYRTGKPERGAFYLGLSVTINPLSIDAQNNLANILSEQGQSAKAVEHYLQALKADPLNPSTLFNLALEYDKMGQSRNAIETLLRVAAIEPEFVQAHRSLAQLYLSQRNYAGALLHLKRLAALEPEDIWAFLQMPDAYLGLGTPELAMQTLQYSSRRFPEQAGPGEKLAEIFYQMGDFKRAIETYQGLIENWPKNPLNYIQLGWTHYRQNNVQEAIDWTLKSLSIAPNQAQWAPLAQMNLGFFHLLEKKHDAAKEWYQKALQGNSASLDGILADIKEALAGTYAQRNDLYYFAGWAALQTNRNDLAEPFFSRYLDQEPAGAFAGEARNALEHMGASTPPAQSESESSESLPTPKNMILIPAGTSIMGSNDHGNDEAPEHQVTLDAYFIDKYEVSASDYAEFLNAVGNAKGYYQNNNHGVLDYKERYSPRRGAENLPINNVKWEGAAEYCKWKNKRLPTEAEWEKAARGPSGNLYPWGSERPTPELARFNQRWSDEVRHGVMLPVDSFPQGKSFYGAHHMAGNVKEWVDDWYDREYYSDPANHINPLGQIGGEFKVVKGGSWRDLAGFLYSSFRNNANPEARLGDYGFRCAKSATSQPRVPGPRKLTQLKTRKGNESSLALLTSFSEDFK; from the coding sequence ATGCCTTCCCGGTTCATTCTCATCGCTTGCTTTTTCCTGATTGTCGCGCTGGCAAATCCGGTTCAAGCGACAGACTCGATTCAAAAAGAACTGGAATCCGTCGCCAGCGCTTCAAACGAGAGCGTCGATCTTGCGCATATTTTAGAAATCGTCTCGAAGGACTGGAACCCGCAATTCGATTCCGCCCTGTTCCATTCCCGGCTTGATAAACTGCAGGAAGCGGCGTCTCCCGCGATCAATCTTAAGTCGTCCGAAGCGCGAGTGGAGCAACTCCGCAAAGCCGTCCATGATCTCGAGCAATACGCTTATACGGAGAGAGTCGACGCGCAAGGCGTTCCCCTCGACTCAGAAGAACTTTTCATGCACGGTCTGTTAAAGACGCGCAAGGGTTACTGCATGAATTTGTCGCTACTCTACCTCATCATCGGACAGCGTTTGAATCTTCCGCTTTACGGCGTCGCGCTTCCCAATCATTTTTTTGTGCGCTACGACGACGGCGCCACGCAAATCAATATCGACGGCACGGAACGCGGAGCCAGCTTTTCCGACGACTTTTACCGGAATCGCTTTGGCCTTGACCCCGCTCGCCCTTCGCCTTATTTTTTGAAAAATCTGTCGGCCCGGAAAACGCTCGGCGCCTATTTCTCCAACGTCGGCATGGTTTATTACCGGACGGGTAAACCCGAGCGCGGCGCGTTCTATCTGGGACTGTCGGTTACAATCAATCCTCTATCCATCGACGCGCAAAACAATCTGGCGAATATTCTTTCAGAACAGGGACAATCCGCAAAAGCGGTCGAGCATTACTTACAGGCGTTGAAGGCCGATCCGCTGAATCCATCGACGCTGTTCAATCTCGCGCTGGAATACGACAAGATGGGGCAGAGTCGAAACGCGATTGAAACTCTCCTGCGAGTCGCCGCAATCGAGCCGGAATTCGTGCAGGCGCATCGTTCGCTTGCCCAGCTTTACCTCAGTCAAAGAAACTATGCGGGCGCCTTGCTTCACTTAAAGCGCCTTGCGGCTTTGGAGCCGGAAGATATCTGGGCTTTCCTGCAAATGCCCGACGCTTATCTGGGTCTTGGGACTCCCGAGTTAGCCATGCAAACCTTGCAATACTCCAGCCGCCGCTTTCCCGAGCAAGCCGGCCCCGGAGAAAAACTGGCTGAAATTTTCTACCAGATGGGAGATTTTAAGCGCGCCATTGAAACCTATCAGGGCCTGATCGAAAACTGGCCGAAGAACCCTCTCAACTACATCCAGCTGGGCTGGACTCATTACCGACAAAACAACGTACAGGAAGCCATCGACTGGACTCTCAAGTCTCTGTCCATCGCTCCCAATCAGGCGCAATGGGCGCCCTTGGCTCAGATGAACCTGGGTTTCTTTCATTTACTGGAGAAAAAACACGATGCCGCAAAGGAGTGGTACCAGAAAGCCTTGCAAGGCAACTCCGCCTCGCTAGACGGAATTCTAGCCGACATCAAGGAAGCCCTTGCCGGGACTTACGCTCAACGCAATGATTTGTATTACTTCGCAGGCTGGGCGGCCTTGCAAACGAATCGGAATGATCTGGCCGAGCCGTTTTTCAGTCGCTACCTCGACCAGGAACCTGCCGGCGCCTTCGCGGGTGAAGCGCGAAACGCTCTCGAGCATATGGGAGCGTCGACGCCTCCGGCCCAGAGCGAAAGCGAATCCAGTGAAAGTCTACCCACTCCCAAAAACATGATTCTGATTCCTGCGGGAACCTCTATCATGGGTTCCAACGATCATGGAAACGACGAGGCGCCCGAACATCAGGTGACCCTGGACGCCTATTTCATTGACAAGTATGAAGTGTCTGCCAGTGACTACGCTGAATTTCTAAATGCTGTGGGGAACGCAAAAGGCTACTACCAGAACAACAACCACGGCGTACTCGACTACAAGGAACGATATTCCCCAAGAAGAGGCGCGGAAAACCTGCCCATTAATAACGTCAAATGGGAAGGCGCCGCGGAATATTGCAAGTGGAAGAACAAACGACTTCCGACCGAAGCGGAATGGGAAAAAGCCGCGCGCGGTCCGAGCGGCAACCTGTACCCCTGGGGAAGCGAACGTCCTACGCCGGAGCTGGCGCGATTCAATCAACGCTGGAGCGATGAGGTCAGGCACGGCGTCATGCTACCCGTTGATTCGTTCCCTCAAGGAAAAAGCTTTTATGGGGCGCACCACATGGCGGGCAACGTAAAAGAATGGGTGGACGACTGGTATGATAGGGAGTATTATAGTGACCCTGCAAATCATATCAATCCCCTGGGCCAGATTGGGGGAGAGTTCAAGGTCGTAAAAGGCGGTTCATGGAGGGATCTTGCCGGATTTCTATACTCCTCTTTCCGCAACAATGCTAATCCGGAGGCCCGGTTGGGGGATTATGGTTTTCGTTGCGCCAAAAGCGCGACATCCCAACCCAGAGTTCCTGGACCTAGGAAATTAACCCAATTGAAAACGCGCAAGGGAAATGAGTCGTCCCTCGCCTTACTGACATCATTTTCTGAGGATTTTAAATGA
- the sufD gene encoding Fe-S cluster assembly protein SufD: protein MTTMTSQNEKGSELAILDLYKKNQGDAKLSALREASIRRFEALGFPHRKHEMYTFVNTTGLASTAFSLSETAEASAELIENNIYPASKDSCLVFVNGAYSAKLSKVEGLKGSVQITPLSEAADRAEIMDRLIKIAGEENDVFAAINGGLCRDGILIEVAPQAKVKSPVQILFVSQGGKSPVMHCPRIVALAGKLSEMDLCVKYVGAGDNYFVNAKQDLFLEEGARIRHSQFQNDATNAWHCSKLRVTLDRNSSFESTSAASGSRLARCHFEIWLNEEGAEMKLNHIGVLHGEEQAHYYLNVHHKAPHTTSDQFFRNIVDGKSRTSFDGTVTVHPGAQLTQSDQLVNNLMLSDECHADNKPNLMIYADDVKCTHGATIGQVNEDQIFYLKTRGLSDAAARILLTRSFAESVIQQNPFPESTEEWRKILLTKLEGSHE, encoded by the coding sequence ATGACTACGATGACATCGCAAAATGAAAAAGGATCGGAACTCGCGATCCTTGACTTGTATAAGAAAAATCAGGGTGACGCAAAACTCAGCGCATTAAGAGAGGCGTCGATACGACGTTTTGAGGCCTTGGGATTTCCGCATCGTAAACACGAGATGTACACGTTTGTGAATACGACGGGACTGGCATCCACGGCATTCAGTCTTTCGGAAACAGCGGAAGCGTCAGCAGAACTGATCGAAAATAATATCTACCCTGCGAGTAAGGACAGTTGTCTGGTTTTCGTCAACGGCGCCTATTCGGCGAAGTTGTCCAAAGTGGAGGGGTTGAAGGGAAGCGTGCAGATCACGCCTTTGTCCGAAGCCGCGGATCGCGCTGAGATAATGGATCGACTCATTAAAATCGCCGGAGAAGAGAACGATGTGTTCGCCGCGATTAACGGCGGTTTGTGTCGCGACGGCATTCTGATCGAGGTCGCCCCTCAGGCCAAGGTAAAAAGTCCGGTACAGATTCTGTTTGTGTCGCAGGGCGGTAAATCGCCGGTGATGCACTGTCCGCGCATCGTTGCGCTGGCTGGAAAATTGTCGGAAATGGATCTGTGCGTTAAATATGTCGGCGCGGGTGACAATTATTTTGTCAACGCGAAACAGGATTTGTTTCTGGAAGAGGGAGCGCGCATCCGTCATTCCCAGTTTCAGAATGACGCGACGAACGCCTGGCATTGTTCCAAATTGCGTGTGACGCTGGATCGAAACAGCAGTTTCGAGTCCACCTCCGCCGCTTCGGGGAGTCGTCTGGCGCGCTGTCATTTCGAGATATGGCTGAACGAAGAGGGCGCTGAAATGAAATTGAATCACATTGGCGTGTTGCACGGCGAGGAACAGGCGCATTATTACCTGAACGTCCATCACAAGGCGCCGCACACCACCAGCGACCAGTTCTTTCGAAATATTGTGGATGGCAAGTCCCGCACCAGTTTCGACGGCACCGTGACGGTGCATCCCGGCGCGCAATTGACCCAGTCGGACCAGCTCGTCAACAACCTGATGTTGTCCGACGAATGTCATGCCGATAACAAGCCGAACCTGATGATTTACGCGGACGATGTGAAATGCACGCATGGAGCGACGATTGGCCAGGTCAACGAGGATCAGATTTTCTATTTGAAAACTCGAGGTCTTTCCGACGCCGCCGCTCGCATTCTGTTGACGCGCAGTTTCGCAGAGAGCGTCATTCAGCAAAACCCGTTCCCTGAATCAACCGAGGAATGGAGAAAGATTCTTTTGACAAAACTGGAGGGCAGTCATGAATGA
- the amrS gene encoding AmmeMemoRadiSam system radical SAM enzyme, translating to MKLKSSPLDAQTSQGELVKDLGQGALLCTACGHLCKLRPGQRGVCLVRYNDKGNLKVPFGYAAGLQNDPIEKKPFFHALPGSLAFSFGMLGCDFKCAYCQNWMTSQTLRDPDSTLRNIPLTPQALCDSAIRQGAASLVSTYNEPLITAEWAVAVFREARSRGLRTGFVSNGHGTPEAIEYLRPWVDFYKVDLKSFSEKNYRRLGGNLPAVLDTIQRLHDAGIWLEVVTLVIPDYNDSDEELSQMAGFLASVSCDIPWHVTAYHPDYKMDDRERTPPVTLKRAWEIGRKAGLKFVYVGNIPGRTGDKENTRCPGCGATLIERVGFKVTANRLNKGSCFQCAMPIPGYWNL from the coding sequence TTGAAACTGAAATCCTCTCCTCTAGACGCCCAGACAAGTCAGGGCGAACTCGTCAAAGACCTGGGGCAGGGCGCTCTGCTTTGCACTGCTTGCGGTCATCTATGCAAATTGCGACCCGGACAACGCGGCGTCTGCCTCGTCCGCTACAACGACAAAGGAAACTTAAAAGTTCCCTTTGGTTACGCTGCGGGTTTGCAGAACGACCCCATCGAAAAAAAACCTTTCTTTCACGCCCTTCCAGGTTCGCTTGCTTTCAGTTTTGGAATGCTGGGCTGCGATTTCAAATGCGCCTATTGTCAAAACTGGATGACCTCTCAGACCCTGCGCGACCCTGATTCGACCTTACGCAATATTCCTCTAACGCCCCAAGCTCTATGCGACAGCGCGATCCGGCAAGGCGCGGCTTCGTTGGTTTCCACATACAATGAACCCCTCATCACCGCGGAATGGGCGGTGGCTGTTTTTCGGGAAGCGAGAAGCAGGGGCCTGCGCACCGGCTTTGTCTCTAACGGACACGGGACGCCGGAGGCGATTGAGTATCTGCGCCCCTGGGTCGATTTTTACAAGGTCGATTTGAAAAGTTTTTCAGAAAAAAATTACCGAAGGCTGGGCGGCAATCTCCCGGCGGTCCTGGATACGATTCAACGCCTGCATGATGCGGGAATCTGGTTGGAAGTGGTCACGCTGGTCATCCCGGACTATAACGACTCGGATGAAGAGTTGTCGCAAATGGCGGGTTTTCTTGCCTCGGTGTCCTGCGATATTCCCTGGCATGTCACCGCCTATCACCCGGATTATAAAATGGACGATCGCGAGCGAACCCCTCCCGTAACTTTAAAGAGGGCCTGGGAAATAGGCCGAAAGGCGGGCTTGAAATTTGTCTATGTCGGTAATATCCCAGGGCGAACCGGGGACAAGGAAAACACGCGCTGTCCCGGATGCGGAGCGACTTTAATTGAACGCGTCGGCTTCAAAGTCACCGCCAATCGACTCAATAAAGGCAGTTGTTTTCAATGCGCAATGCCAATACCGGGGTATTGGAATCTGTAG
- a CDS encoding flavin reductase family protein, with translation MKNKASVGKALGRVPSGLFIVTARHGDEEDGVLASWVNQCAFDPPAVTVALGKTRAARLLIEASETFIVNVIGKEGDLLKQFTGSKKNDVFDGVKTKKSAKGPRILSDAVSYLECRLISFAPAGDHVVYIGEIVGGAMAKGGEPYVHVRKNGFNY, from the coding sequence TTGAAAAATAAAGCAAGCGTAGGCAAGGCATTGGGACGCGTTCCCAGCGGTTTATTCATTGTAACGGCCAGGCATGGCGACGAAGAAGACGGCGTTCTCGCCAGTTGGGTGAACCAGTGCGCATTTGATCCGCCAGCGGTGACGGTGGCTCTGGGCAAGACGCGCGCGGCAAGGTTATTGATCGAAGCGTCTGAGACGTTCATTGTGAATGTGATCGGCAAAGAGGGGGACCTGCTGAAACAATTCACAGGCTCCAAAAAGAACGATGTGTTCGACGGCGTGAAGACAAAAAAATCAGCGAAGGGTCCGCGCATTTTGAGCGATGCGGTTTCCTATCTGGAGTGCCGTCTGATCAGTTTTGCTCCTGCGGGAGACCATGTGGTCTATATCGGAGAAATCGTGGGCGGCGCCATGGCAAAAGGCGGCGAGCCTTATGTGCATGTCCGAAAGAATGGATTCAATTACTGA
- a CDS encoding cysteine desulfurase — protein MNETHRPSVQDWDVEAIRKDFPILSSTVNGKPLVYLDNGATTQKPLRVIERVRKFDAEEYGTVRRGAYKLCERSTHLYEEARKKVAQFLGAGSPSEIIFTSGTTQAINLVAYSFGKRFVKPGDEIIISNIEHHANTVPWQILCEERGAILKVIPVNDAGELILEEYDKLLSDKTRMVAVNHVSNALGTVNPVKEITRRAHAAGAKVLVDGAQSTPHMKLDVQDIGCDFYTFSGHKMYAPSGIGGVYGRMELLEEMPPYVTGGDMILQVTLEKSTFAKPPARFEAGTPPITQVIGLGEAIDYLNEIGMDRISRYEHQLLEYGTQLLENIDGLRIIGNAKDKAAILSFYLENAHPHDVVTCLDQEGVSVRGGHHCAQPTMIRFGVPATARASMSFYNTFDDLDVLAESIRKTIKLFS, from the coding sequence ATGAATGAAACGCACAGACCCTCTGTTCAGGATTGGGACGTTGAGGCGATACGCAAAGATTTCCCCATACTGTCGTCGACCGTAAACGGAAAACCTCTGGTTTATCTGGACAACGGCGCGACGACCCAGAAACCGCTTCGCGTGATCGAGCGGGTGCGCAAATTCGACGCCGAGGAGTACGGCACGGTTCGACGCGGGGCTTATAAATTGTGCGAGCGCTCGACCCATTTGTATGAAGAAGCGCGCAAGAAGGTTGCGCAGTTTCTCGGAGCAGGTTCCCCTTCTGAGATCATTTTCACCAGCGGCACCACGCAAGCGATCAATCTGGTGGCTTACAGTTTTGGCAAACGCTTTGTCAAACCGGGCGATGAAATCATCATTTCCAATATCGAACACCACGCCAATACGGTTCCCTGGCAGATTTTATGCGAAGAACGCGGCGCGATTCTCAAGGTGATCCCGGTCAACGACGCGGGCGAATTGATTCTTGAAGAATACGACAAACTGCTCTCGGACAAAACCCGTATGGTCGCCGTCAACCATGTCTCCAACGCATTGGGCACGGTCAACCCGGTGAAGGAAATCACCCGACGGGCGCACGCGGCGGGAGCCAAAGTATTGGTCGACGGCGCGCAAAGTACGCCGCATATGAAACTGGACGTGCAGGACATCGGTTGCGACTTCTATACCTTCTCAGGACACAAGATGTACGCGCCCAGCGGTATTGGTGGGGTCTACGGTCGTATGGAACTGCTGGAGGAGATGCCTCCTTATGTGACCGGCGGCGATATGATTTTGCAGGTGACGCTGGAAAAATCGACCTTCGCGAAACCCCCTGCGCGTTTTGAAGCGGGAACGCCGCCAATCACGCAAGTGATCGGTCTGGGCGAGGCGATCGACTACCTCAATGAAATTGGTATGGACCGCATCTCGCGTTACGAGCATCAACTGCTGGAGTACGGCACGCAATTGCTGGAGAATATCGACGGATTGCGGATCATCGGCAACGCGAAAGATAAAGCGGCGATCTTGTCTTTTTATCTGGAGAACGCGCACCCGCATGATGTGGTCACTTGCCTGGATCAGGAAGGCGTGTCTGTAAGAGGCGGTCATCATTGCGCGCAACCGACCATGATCCGATTCGGCGTGCCGGCCACTGCGCGGGCCTCGATGTCGTTTTACAATACCTTTGACGATCTCGACGTTTTGGCGGAAAGCATACGAAAGACTATTAAATTATTCAGTTGA
- a CDS encoding DUF58 domain-containing protein — protein sequence MKEELFEYNPQILARISSLKIRASHLVDGLLTGSHRSRHKGSSVEFAEYKDYTPGDEIKHIDWKVVGKTDKYHVKQFEQSTNLKCSILLDASGSMGYASPFERELSKFDYACTLAAAFSFLLLKQFDAVGLSLFNDGLIDHIPPRSKPSHFQHILHKLATIETQGPTRIEQVATSLAERSSGRGMAIIISDLLTPDDQLPKALKLLTSRGLEVMLFQVLDPDEVSLPFEGDTVFESLEDDPTVGLDPFDIRAEYQQEIQNQIQSHRSACDSIGVGYEFLETTTPLAQALSYFLLKRNSWMQRWS from the coding sequence ATGAAAGAAGAACTTTTCGAATACAATCCGCAGATTCTCGCACGTATTTCTTCGTTGAAAATAAGGGCGTCCCATCTGGTCGACGGCTTATTGACCGGAAGTCATCGAAGCCGACACAAAGGCTCCAGCGTTGAATTTGCGGAGTATAAGGATTACACGCCCGGCGACGAGATCAAGCACATCGACTGGAAGGTGGTTGGAAAAACCGACAAATACCACGTCAAGCAGTTTGAACAGTCCACCAACCTGAAATGTTCCATCCTTTTAGACGCCAGCGGCTCCATGGGCTACGCCTCTCCGTTTGAACGCGAATTGAGCAAATTCGATTACGCCTGCACGCTTGCCGCCGCGTTCTCATTTTTGTTGTTGAAGCAATTCGACGCCGTCGGCCTCTCCCTGTTCAACGATGGCCTGATCGACCATATCCCGCCGCGTTCCAAACCCTCGCATTTCCAGCACATACTGCATAAGCTGGCGACGATTGAAACGCAGGGACCGACTCGCATCGAGCAGGTGGCGACTTCTCTGGCGGAGCGTTCCAGCGGCCGGGGAATGGCCATCATCATTTCGGATCTGCTGACCCCCGACGACCAGTTACCGAAGGCGCTGAAACTGCTGACATCGCGCGGACTGGAGGTGATGTTGTTTCAGGTTCTCGACCCCGACGAGGTTTCTTTACCCTTTGAAGGCGATACCGTGTTTGAATCGCTCGAAGACGACCCCACAGTCGGCCTCGACCCTTTCGACATTCGCGCCGAATACCAGCAGGAAATCCAGAACCAGATTCAATCGCATCGCAGCGCCTGCGACAGCATCGGCGTCGGTTATGAATTTCTTGAAACCACGACACCTCTTGCCCAAGCCCTGAGCTACTTCCTTTTAAAAAGAAATTCCTGGATGCAACGATGGAGCTGA
- a CDS encoding VWA domain-containing protein: protein MELSFLSPLFLFGAIGASVPVLIHLLTRRQQKHIRFSAVYLLKRSQKRSIKRATPNRLFLLILRCMAVALFSMALAGPVFNPPSNAGAVSGGTVVFILDDSLSMRTQTAKESTLYREAVETLSTLIQNLSPDTQYGIVRASSPAKILQPLTVDKKARAVYLKGSSPSFLTTDIGGAISHALDLLKVASQGTRHIILLTDLSKNGWKEDSLQMEAADLSGTKITVLDFSSQAKAPNSVAATQATVSQQFLTNSRIIRVQTSASNFSTENALKGFPLTIWSDGQKQAEGVLDLPPRETSAKEMIFPNPDHSWIEGRIELGADSLPEDNRLFFAYQPDQTLNVLVVDGDPRTVQHQSEAFYVERALNPFSSSAAQIAPSVITLAELNRKNLFDYSVIFFCNVRELPYGYESQLEQFVLQGGAVIVSLGDQTHPKWFNQTMGNLFPVTLDQPLHSQSAQSAFQLSFEPGDHPVLNIFEGNALREMKKAGFNTIFKVTPRADRDFKTPMRFSGEHAAIVESEWGKGKTFLFTSSMDRDWNDFPIQPTFLPWLQRWVKYAAHGLGSVNQQNLFVGQALSDWKAELKGKNIWIQSPSGKVTALPTGEKAPVYEETSEPGLYHIYTAGRENEATPSAQDNQLPPFAELSGMFAVNIDPQESDPQKISHEDLSLFLEGLEVSVVDAQDFKATAPTEQGVPLTSPFLIAVAAVFFVEGFLLRRE, encoded by the coding sequence ATGGAGCTGAGCTTTCTTTCACCGCTATTTCTTTTTGGAGCGATCGGCGCCAGCGTTCCCGTTTTGATTCATCTGCTGACTCGCAGACAGCAGAAGCATATTCGTTTTTCCGCCGTTTATCTTTTAAAGAGATCTCAAAAACGTTCCATCAAAAGAGCGACGCCCAATCGTTTGTTCCTCTTGATTCTGCGTTGCATGGCCGTCGCCTTGTTCAGCATGGCTTTGGCGGGTCCCGTTTTCAACCCGCCTTCCAATGCCGGCGCGGTGTCGGGAGGAACGGTGGTTTTCATTCTCGACGATTCCCTGAGCATGCGCACTCAGACGGCCAAAGAGTCCACATTATATCGCGAAGCCGTCGAGACCCTTTCCACGCTCATCCAGAACCTGTCGCCGGACACGCAGTATGGAATCGTCAGAGCCTCGTCCCCTGCGAAAATTCTTCAACCCTTGACGGTCGACAAAAAAGCGAGGGCCGTTTACCTGAAAGGTTCTTCGCCTTCGTTTTTAACTACGGATATTGGCGGAGCGATCAGCCATGCGCTCGACCTGCTCAAAGTCGCATCGCAAGGCACGAGGCACATCATCCTGTTGACGGATCTCAGTAAAAACGGCTGGAAAGAAGATTCCCTGCAAATGGAAGCGGCGGATTTGAGCGGAACAAAAATCACGGTTCTGGATTTCTCGTCGCAGGCGAAGGCTCCCAACAGCGTCGCCGCAACTCAGGCCACGGTGTCTCAGCAATTCCTGACCAATAGCCGCATCATTCGCGTGCAAACCAGCGCCTCGAATTTCTCAACTGAAAACGCTCTGAAAGGATTTCCCCTCACCATCTGGAGCGACGGGCAAAAGCAGGCCGAAGGCGTCCTCGACCTGCCTCCGAGGGAGACCAGCGCGAAAGAAATGATCTTCCCCAATCCAGATCATAGCTGGATCGAAGGGAGAATCGAACTGGGCGCGGATTCATTGCCCGAAGACAATCGTCTGTTCTTCGCCTATCAACCCGACCAAACCCTGAATGTGCTGGTGGTCGACGGCGACCCGCGCACCGTTCAACATCAAAGCGAAGCCTTTTATGTCGAGCGCGCGCTCAATCCCTTTTCTTCTTCCGCCGCGCAAATCGCTCCTTCGGTCATCACGCTGGCGGAACTCAATCGAAAAAACCTGTTCGATTATTCGGTGATTTTTTTCTGCAACGTGCGCGAGTTGCCCTATGGTTACGAATCGCAACTGGAACAGTTCGTCCTTCAGGGCGGCGCTGTGATCGTATCGTTGGGGGATCAGACCCATCCCAAATGGTTCAACCAGACGATGGGCAATCTGTTCCCCGTCACACTGGACCAGCCGCTCCATTCCCAATCCGCGCAATCGGCGTTTCAGTTGAGTTTTGAACCGGGAGATCACCCCGTGCTCAATATTTTTGAAGGCAACGCCTTGCGGGAGATGAAGAAAGCCGGTTTCAACACCATTTTCAAGGTCACCCCGCGCGCCGATCGAGACTTCAAGACCCCCATGCGTTTTTCTGGAGAACACGCGGCGATCGTTGAATCGGAATGGGGTAAAGGGAAAACTTTTTTGTTCACATCCAGCATGGATCGGGACTGGAACGATTTCCCCATCCAACCAACGTTTTTGCCCTGGCTTCAGCGTTGGGTCAAATACGCCGCGCACGGACTCGGCTCCGTCAACCAGCAAAATCTTTTTGTCGGTCAGGCCCTCTCGGATTGGAAAGCCGAATTGAAGGGCAAAAACATCTGGATACAGTCTCCCTCGGGGAAAGTCACAGCCCTGCCAACTGGAGAGAAAGCTCCCGTTTATGAGGAAACGAGCGAACCCGGTCTGTACCACATTTACACCGCCGGAAGGGAAAACGAAGCGACGCCTTCGGCCCAGGATAATCAGCTCCCGCCGTTCGCAGAGTTGAGCGGCATGTTCGCCGTCAATATTGATCCGCAGGAGTCCGACCCGCAAAAAATTTCGCATGAAGACCTGTCCCTGTTTCTGGAAGGTCTCGAAGTGAGCGTCGTCGATGCGCAGGATTTCAAAGCGACCGCGCCCACAGAGCAAGGAGTTCCTTTGACCTCGCCCTTTTTGATCGCGGTCGCCGCCGTATTTTTTGTCGAGGGTTTTTTATTGCGTCGGGAATGA
- a CDS encoding SUF system NifU family Fe-S cluster assembly protein yields MSYNSELYQQVILDHNRKPRNFRKIENATHFCHGVNPLCGDDLHIYLTVSDEGVIDDVSFEGSGCAISKASASLMTTHLKGKTVEDAKINFEEFHKMILGEFDPQKEENHLGKLSLFMGVREYPSRTKCATLSWHTMVSALDKKTDAVSTE; encoded by the coding sequence ATGTCATACAACAGTGAGCTGTACCAACAAGTCATTCTGGATCATAATCGCAAGCCGCGAAACTTCAGGAAAATTGAAAACGCGACGCATTTCTGTCACGGCGTGAACCCGCTTTGCGGCGACGATCTTCATATCTACCTCACCGTCAGCGATGAAGGGGTCATTGACGACGTCAGCTTCGAGGGTTCCGGTTGCGCGATTTCCAAGGCGAGCGCTTCCCTGATGACGACGCATCTCAAGGGCAAGACGGTGGAAGACGCCAAGATCAATTTTGAAGAGTTCCACAAAATGATTCTTGGAGAATTCGATCCTCAAAAAGAAGAGAATCATTTGGGCAAACTGTCCTTGTTCATGGGCGTCCGGGAATACCCTTCTCGCACAAAATGCGCTACCTTGTCGTGGCACACGATGGTGAGCGCTTTGGACAAAAAGACCGACGCCGTCAGCACCGAGTGA